From a region of the Halolamina sp. CBA1230 genome:
- a CDS encoding (Fe-S)-binding protein → MIAQTRETFWTISPTGKAAFYFLAAAAILVFAVGVYERFRRYTRAKEDPFPRLDDLPQRVVDAAATVLSNRQQFDRDTYAGVMHAFIMWGFLTLLIGTTILGFDIDVYRVVTGSSFFKGDFYLAYSLVMDAMGLLFVVGVGMAIYKRYARRDGRLWGKHTNLEDDAFVWTLFALGVGGYVLEGLRIRATGFPEFETVSFVGYFVAMVIEAVGIDAGGAQALYWWGWWSHSLLAFGFVAFVPYAKPFHMISSFANVVVSDDKAGARLPSVPADLDADTGAESIDSFTWSETLDQDACTKCGRCSSVCPANAAGRNLDPRDVILDLKSYREEVDAGGEEVDIIADGGESVIDAETMESCLSCMACMDACPVDIEHLTSFTRMNRELVDSGEVSPELQDVFQDVMQKGNTFGNPNRKRGDWSDELEFDVTDAREEEVEYLWYVGDYPSFDDRNKKVARALARVFEAADVSYGILFDDEKHDGNDIRRVGEEFLYLELAGHHVESFEECEFEHIVCTDPHSFNTIKNEYPEIDYAEFADDPVMPFDYDEEWNADGEIGVFHWTQVVSDLVDAGRLDLSGADLDYTVTYHDPCHLGRYNGEYEAPRSLIEATGCELHEMPRSHDDSFCCGGGGGGLWMEFDDEPKPSEERLREGIEDTAAGDAIEKFVVACPMCTTMFEDGRKTGGFEDDLEIVDVAELLEEALDEQGALASVGADDGSAPASAD, encoded by the coding sequence ATGATCGCACAGACGCGCGAGACGTTCTGGACGATTTCGCCGACGGGGAAGGCGGCCTTCTACTTCCTCGCGGCGGCGGCGATCCTGGTGTTCGCCGTCGGCGTCTACGAGCGGTTCCGGCGCTACACGCGGGCGAAGGAGGACCCGTTCCCGCGGCTCGATGATCTGCCACAGCGTGTCGTCGACGCGGCGGCGACCGTGCTCTCGAACCGGCAGCAGTTCGACCGGGACACCTACGCCGGCGTGATGCACGCGTTCATCATGTGGGGGTTCCTGACGCTGCTGATCGGGACGACGATCCTCGGGTTCGACATCGACGTGTACCGCGTCGTCACCGGCTCCTCCTTCTTCAAGGGCGACTTCTACCTCGCGTACTCGCTGGTGATGGACGCGATGGGGCTGCTGTTCGTCGTCGGCGTCGGGATGGCCATCTACAAGCGCTACGCCCGGCGTGACGGCCGCCTCTGGGGCAAGCACACGAACCTTGAGGACGACGCGTTCGTCTGGACCCTCTTTGCACTGGGTGTCGGCGGCTACGTGCTCGAGGGGCTGCGCATCCGCGCGACGGGGTTCCCGGAGTTCGAGACGGTCAGTTTCGTCGGCTACTTCGTCGCGATGGTGATCGAGGCGGTCGGCATCGACGCCGGCGGCGCGCAGGCGCTCTACTGGTGGGGCTGGTGGTCCCACTCGCTGCTCGCCTTCGGCTTCGTCGCCTTTGTCCCGTACGCCAAGCCGTTCCACATGATCTCGAGTTTCGCGAACGTCGTCGTCAGCGACGACAAGGCGGGCGCTCGCCTCCCCTCGGTTCCCGCGGACCTCGACGCCGACACCGGCGCCGAGTCCATCGACTCCTTCACCTGGAGCGAGACGCTGGATCAGGACGCCTGCACGAAATGTGGGCGCTGTTCGTCGGTCTGTCCGGCAAACGCCGCCGGGCGGAACCTCGACCCGCGTGACGTGATCCTCGACCTGAAGAGCTACCGCGAGGAGGTCGACGCCGGCGGCGAGGAGGTCGACATCATCGCCGACGGCGGCGAGTCCGTCATCGACGCGGAGACGATGGAGTCCTGTCTCTCCTGTATGGCGTGTATGGACGCCTGTCCGGTCGACATCGAGCACCTCACCTCGTTCACGCGGATGAACCGCGAACTGGTCGACTCCGGGGAGGTCAGCCCCGAACTCCAAGACGTCTTCCAGGACGTGATGCAGAAGGGGAACACGTTCGGCAACCCCAACCGCAAGCGCGGCGACTGGTCGGACGAACTCGAGTTCGACGTCACCGACGCCCGCGAGGAGGAGGTGGAGTACCTCTGGTACGTCGGCGACTACCCGAGCTTCGACGACCGGAACAAGAAAGTCGCCCGCGCGCTGGCCCGGGTGTTCGAGGCCGCGGACGTGAGCTACGGCATCCTGTTCGACGACGAGAAACACGACGGCAACGACATCCGCCGGGTCGGCGAGGAGTTCCTCTACCTCGAACTCGCGGGCCACCACGTCGAGTCCTTCGAGGAGTGTGAGTTCGAACACATCGTCTGTACGGACCCCCACTCGTTCAACACGATCAAAAACGAGTACCCCGAGATCGACTACGCGGAGTTCGCCGACGACCCCGTGATGCCGTTCGACTACGACGAGGAGTGGAACGCCGACGGCGAGATCGGCGTGTTCCACTGGACGCAAGTGGTCTCTGATCTGGTGGACGCCGGCCGCCTGGACCTCTCGGGTGCCGACCTCGACTACACCGTCACCTACCACGACCCCTGCCACCTCGGCCGGTACAACGGCGAGTACGAGGCGCCGCGCTCGCTGATCGAGGCGACGGGCTGTGAGCTCCACGAGATGCCCCGCAGCCACGACGACTCGTTCTGCTGTGGCGGCGGCGGCGGCGGGCTCTGGATGGAGTTCGACGACGAGCCCAAACCCAGCGAGGAGCGCCTGCGCGAGGGGATCGAGGACACCGCCGCGGGCGACGCGATCGAGAAGTTCGTCGTCGCCTGCCCGATGTGTACGACGATGTTCGAGGACGGCCGCAAGACCGGCGGGTTCGAGGACGACCTCGAGATCGTCGACGTGGCCGAACTGCTGGAGGAGGCGCTGGACGAGCAGGGCGCGCTGGCGTCGGTCGGCGCCGACGACGGGTCAGCACCGGCGAGCGCGGACTGA
- a CDS encoding type 1 glutamine amidotransferase codes for MSRLRFALLNAAHEGENTRRNFRRELPADIAEFDVTEGQLPADHAFDGVVVTGSRASVYWDEPWIPPLVDWVAEAHERGVPILGVCYGHQVLAEALGGRVAGMDSFEIGYNEVRRRPEADDDELLDGLDESFTVFTTHGDAVVDLPAEAELLAENEYGVHAFRAGHAWGVQFHPEYDAATAREVTEGKRDQIGDERVDSVLEEITPANYEAACEAKRLFENFTQYADGVAEAETEPTTSDD; via the coding sequence ATGAGCCGACTCCGCTTCGCGCTGCTGAACGCCGCCCACGAGGGTGAGAACACCCGCCGGAACTTCCGGCGGGAGCTGCCCGCGGACATCGCCGAGTTCGACGTGACCGAGGGACAGCTCCCCGCCGACCACGCGTTCGACGGCGTCGTCGTCACGGGGTCGCGGGCCTCAGTGTACTGGGACGAGCCGTGGATCCCGCCGCTGGTCGACTGGGTCGCCGAGGCCCACGAGCGCGGCGTGCCGATCCTCGGCGTCTGTTACGGCCACCAGGTGCTCGCGGAGGCGCTGGGCGGCCGCGTCGCCGGCATGGACAGCTTCGAGATCGGCTACAACGAGGTCCGGCGCCGACCCGAGGCCGACGACGACGAACTGCTCGACGGGCTGGACGAGTCGTTCACCGTCTTCACCACCCACGGCGACGCCGTCGTCGACCTGCCGGCCGAGGCCGAACTGCTCGCGGAGAACGAGTACGGCGTCCACGCGTTCCGTGCGGGCCACGCGTGGGGCGTGCAGTTCCACCCCGAGTACGACGCCGCGACCGCCCGGGAGGTGACCGAGGGGAAGCGCGACCAGATCGGGGACGAGCGCGTCGACAGCGTGCTCGAGGAGATCACCCCCGCGAACTACGAGGCGGCCTGCGAGGCGAAGCGGCTGTTCGAGAACTTCACGCAGTACGCGGATGGCGTTGCGGAAGCGGAAACCGAACCGACGACGAGCGACGACTGA
- a CDS encoding pyridoxamine 5'-phosphate oxidase family protein, with the protein MIPDSHVDIFESESFAHFSTVGPDGFPHVTPVWVDHEDQEYVLVNTARGRRKEKNVRHNPKVGLSVCDPEDPYRYVAVRGEAELTEEGAKEHIDELARRYFDVDEYPHHGEESGPRVLIKIPTDRITTSG; encoded by the coding sequence GTGATACCTGACTCCCACGTCGACATCTTCGAGTCCGAGTCGTTCGCCCACTTCTCGACGGTCGGCCCCGACGGGTTCCCCCACGTCACGCCGGTCTGGGTCGACCACGAGGACCAGGAGTACGTGCTGGTCAACACCGCCCGCGGCCGCCGGAAGGAGAAGAACGTCCGCCACAACCCCAAGGTCGGGCTCTCGGTCTGTGACCCCGAGGACCCCTACCGCTACGTCGCGGTCCGTGGCGAGGCCGAACTCACCGAGGAGGGGGCCAAAGAACATATCGACGAACTCGCGCGGCGCTACTTCGACGTCGATGAGTACCCACACCACGGCGAGGAGTCCGGCCCGCGCGTGCTGATCAAGATCCCCACGGACCGGATCACGACCAGCGGGTAG
- a CDS encoding amidohydrolase family protein codes for MLELEHGFRVVDVHTRLDPDEEAVAVRGRQVSPERLEREMHQAGVERAAASPGRTPAGEGYLRANNAVARLSVDRPLLAFARLGGPRRVDRVVGPLVNAVARPKSHHTTAGDVEQYAYDDRYHGFTLDPAHDGLPTEAVVDELAAVGDPVLVHAGEDCPPRAVADTLLDRGFPVVLTSFGGYPLNEELMRSALALLETYDHLYLDTAYVPDRDILERGLLEHPDRILFGSGAPSVHPNVGVMEILTLDVSEDAMRRAFTKNPARVVPGLLPDL; via the coding sequence ATGCTGGAGTTGGAACACGGTTTCCGGGTCGTCGACGTGCACACTCGGCTCGACCCGGACGAAGAGGCCGTCGCGGTCCGCGGCCGGCAGGTCTCCCCCGAACGGCTGGAACGGGAGATGCACCAGGCCGGCGTCGAACGTGCGGCGGCCTCGCCCGGTCGAACGCCCGCCGGCGAGGGGTACCTCCGGGCGAACAACGCGGTGGCGCGGCTGAGCGTCGACCGCCCGCTGCTGGCGTTCGCCCGCCTCGGCGGCCCCCGACGCGTCGACCGTGTCGTCGGCCCGCTGGTCAACGCCGTGGCGCGGCCGAAATCCCACCACACCACCGCAGGCGACGTGGAGCAGTACGCCTACGACGACCGCTACCACGGGTTCACGCTCGACCCCGCCCACGACGGCCTGCCGACGGAGGCGGTCGTCGACGAGCTCGCCGCCGTCGGCGACCCGGTGCTCGTTCACGCGGGCGAGGACTGCCCGCCACGTGCCGTCGCCGACACGCTGCTCGACCGCGGCTTCCCGGTCGTGCTCACCTCCTTCGGCGGCTACCCGCTGAACGAGGAGCTGATGCGCTCGGCGCTCGCGCTGTTGGAGACGTACGACCACCTCTACCTCGACACCGCGTACGTCCCCGACCGGGACATCCTGGAGCGGGGGCTGCTCGAACACCCCGACCGGATCCTCTTCGGCAGCGGCGCGCCGTCGGTCCACCCCAACGTCGGCGTCATGGAGATCCTCACCCTCGACGTCTCGGAGGACGCGATGCGCCGCGCGTTCACGAAAAACCCGGCGCGGGTGGTGCCGGGGCTGCTGCCGGACCTCTGA
- a CDS encoding radical SAM protein — MTDPGSLSVTIVDGYVDEPAHFGVPPYISTYPRFTAGALVDAGVPAENVTYHTIDELREDRMKWGDVSTADLFIYVGGMTVPGSYVGGTPAEPDEVKELAWTADGTTLLGGPVRFGVGEENAGAQEMERKDLDYEFVAKGDIEAAAYDFVDSGLEGFNDRMRDNDELDRWAAKGAFVVEQHPNHPEYLIAEMETSRGCAYRCSFCTEPLYGDPAFRTPASVVDEVDRLSNHGVEHFRLGRQADILAFGGDGEAPNPDALRELYGGIREVAPDLQTLHLDNMNPVTITDYPEASKEAIEIIAEHNTPGDTAAFGLESADPVVQEQNNLLVTADECLEAVRVVNEAGGWRPDENRLPKLLPGINLVHGLEGERPETYDHNRRFLRQVYDEGLMLRRINIRQVMAFAGTEMSETGAEIAEEHKEQFQEYKREVREQVDNPMLQRVVPPGTVLPNVYLEYHENGTTFGRQLGTYPLLVGIPGERELDRAIDVAIVDHGYRSVTGVPYPLDVNAASMDELAAIPGVNDSRAGDIVVSRPYDSVSEVDAVADVDLSPFATAGDVDIDLTRTPDVGGRAD, encoded by the coding sequence ATGACCGACCCCGGTTCGCTCTCCGTCACCATCGTCGACGGCTACGTCGACGAGCCGGCCCACTTCGGGGTGCCCCCCTACATCTCCACCTACCCCCGGTTCACCGCGGGCGCGCTCGTCGACGCCGGCGTCCCCGCCGAGAACGTCACCTACCACACGATCGACGAGCTCCGCGAGGATCGGATGAAGTGGGGCGACGTGTCGACCGCCGACCTGTTCATCTACGTCGGCGGGATGACCGTCCCCGGCTCCTACGTCGGCGGCACGCCCGCCGAGCCCGACGAGGTGAAGGAGCTCGCCTGGACCGCCGACGGAACCACGCTGCTCGGCGGGCCCGTCCGCTTCGGCGTCGGCGAGGAGAACGCCGGCGCCCAGGAGATGGAGCGCAAGGACCTCGACTACGAGTTCGTCGCGAAAGGCGACATCGAGGCCGCGGCGTACGACTTCGTGGACTCCGGGCTGGAGGGGTTCAACGACCGGATGCGCGACAACGACGAGCTCGACCGTTGGGCCGCCAAAGGCGCCTTCGTCGTCGAACAGCACCCCAACCACCCGGAGTACCTGATCGCGGAGATGGAGACCTCGCGGGGCTGTGCGTACCGCTGCTCGTTCTGTACGGAACCGCTGTACGGCGACCCCGCGTTCCGGACGCCGGCATCGGTCGTCGACGAGGTGGACCGACTCTCGAACCACGGCGTCGAACACTTCCGCCTCGGCCGGCAGGCCGACATCCTCGCGTTCGGCGGCGACGGCGAGGCACCCAACCCGGACGCCCTCCGGGAACTCTACGGCGGAATCCGCGAGGTGGCGCCCGATCTCCAGACGCTCCACCTCGACAACATGAACCCCGTGACGATCACGGACTACCCCGAGGCGTCGAAGGAGGCGATCGAGATCATCGCCGAGCACAACACGCCCGGGGACACGGCCGCGTTCGGCCTCGAGAGCGCCGACCCCGTCGTGCAGGAGCAGAACAACCTCCTCGTGACGGCCGACGAGTGTCTGGAGGCCGTTCGCGTGGTGAACGAGGCTGGGGGGTGGCGCCCGGACGAGAACCGCCTGCCGAAGCTCCTGCCGGGGATCAACCTCGTCCACGGCCTCGAGGGCGAGCGCCCGGAGACGTACGACCACAACCGTCGCTTTTTGCGGCAGGTGTACGACGAGGGGTTGATGCTCCGCCGGATCAACATCCGGCAGGTGATGGCCTTTGCCGGCACGGAGATGAGCGAGACGGGCGCGGAGATCGCCGAGGAGCACAAGGAGCAGTTCCAGGAGTACAAACGCGAGGTGCGCGAGCAGGTGGACAACCCGATGCTCCAGCGCGTGGTGCCGCCGGGGACGGTGCTGCCGAACGTGTATCTGGAGTACCACGAGAACGGGACGACGTTCGGCCGCCAACTCGGGACGTACCCGCTGCTCGTGGGCATCCCGGGCGAGCGCGAACTCGACCGCGCGATCGACGTCGCGATCGTCGACCACGGGTATCGATCGGTGACGGGCGTGCCGTACCCGCTGGACGTGAACGCGGCGTCGATGGACGAGCTCGCGGCGATCCCCGGTGTGAACGACAGTCGCGCGGGGGATATCGTCGTCTCGCGGCCGTACGACTCGGTTTCGGAGGTGGATGCGGTGGCGGACGTGGATCTCTCGCCGTTCGCGACGGCGGGGGACGTGGATATCGACTTGACGCGGACGCCCGATGTCGGTGGACGCGCGGACTGA
- a CDS encoding phosphoribosyltransferase yields MSDLPEDFDCTITDWEYIYGLCRDVAEEVRDDEFEPDVVVALARGGWFAGRCICDFLGLDDLASLKMEHYVGTAQKSGSAEVRYPMPEGSVEGKDVLIIDDIADTGGSIERADEYVRDRNPGTVRTATLQLLGTSEFEPDYVGEYLSEWTWMVYPWNFIEDMVDLISGAMAQEDGDEAFDEEEIRSLLVEHHGIDRIEMEIAQPDRLEEVLEEMVHRGYLEREGEAWRLVSAEGDA; encoded by the coding sequence ATGAGCGACCTCCCCGAGGATTTCGACTGTACGATCACCGACTGGGAGTACATCTACGGGCTCTGCCGCGACGTCGCGGAGGAAGTACGCGACGACGAGTTCGAACCGGACGTCGTCGTCGCGCTGGCCCGTGGGGGGTGGTTCGCGGGCCGGTGCATCTGTGACTTCCTCGGCCTCGACGACCTGGCGAGCCTGAAGATGGAACACTACGTCGGCACCGCCCAGAAGTCCGGCAGCGCGGAGGTGCGCTACCCGATGCCGGAGGGGAGCGTCGAGGGGAAGGACGTGCTGATCATCGACGACATCGCCGACACCGGCGGCTCGATCGAGCGTGCCGACGAGTACGTCCGTGACCGCAACCCCGGGACGGTGCGGACCGCGACGCTGCAGCTGCTGGGCACCTCGGAGTTCGAACCCGACTACGTCGGCGAGTACCTCTCGGAGTGGACGTGGATGGTGTACCCGTGGAACTTCATCGAGGACATGGTCGACCTGATCTCGGGCGCGATGGCCCAGGAGGACGGCGACGAGGCGTTCGACGAGGAGGAGATCCGCAGCCTGCTCGTGGAGCACCACGGGATCGACCGGATCGAGATGGAGATCGCCCAGCCCGACCGGCTGGAGGAGGTGCTCGAGGAGATGGTCCACCGCGGCTACCTCGAACGCGAGGGCGAGGCGTGGCGGCTCGTGTCGGCGGAGGGCGACGCCTGA
- a CDS encoding class I SAM-dependent methyltransferase, producing MKGKEWYQADDVAEEYDAKRFSRGGRLIDRREKQAVLDAVGPVEDRSVLEIACGTGRFTVMLAERGADIVGLDISDAMLAQGRAKAHQAGVADHVEFMRGDAARLPFPDDHFDAVVAMRFFHLAPTPRKFMAEMARVSKEQVFFDTFNDFSTRVLYNRLLPMGSHLYGRDEVHDLLHSADLELADAEHDFVLPYGFYRKIPDAMAGQFRKLDTAIGGSSLGEKLCSVSWWNAEV from the coding sequence GTGAAGGGAAAGGAGTGGTACCAGGCCGACGACGTCGCCGAGGAGTACGACGCGAAGCGGTTCTCCCGCGGCGGCCGCCTGATCGACCGCCGTGAGAAGCAGGCGGTGCTCGACGCGGTCGGCCCCGTCGAGGATCGGAGCGTACTGGAGATCGCCTGCGGCACCGGCCGCTTTACGGTGATGCTGGCCGAGCGCGGCGCGGACATCGTCGGACTGGACATCTCGGATGCGATGCTGGCCCAGGGCCGCGCGAAGGCCCACCAGGCCGGCGTCGCCGACCACGTGGAGTTCATGCGCGGCGACGCCGCACGGCTCCCCTTCCCCGACGACCACTTCGACGCGGTGGTCGCGATGCGATTTTTCCACCTCGCGCCCACCCCCCGGAAGTTCATGGCGGAGATGGCTCGCGTCTCGAAGGAACAGGTGTTTTTCGACACGTTCAACGATTTCAGCACGCGCGTGCTGTACAACCGACTGCTCCCGATGGGGTCGCATCTCTACGGCCGGGACGAGGTTCACGACCTGCTCCACTCCGCTGATCTCGAGCTCGCCGACGCCGAGCACGACTTCGTGCTCCCCTACGGCTTCTATCGGAAGATCCCCGACGCGATGGCGGGGCAGTTCCGCAAGCTCGACACCGCGATCGGCGGCTCCTCGCTGGGTGAGAAGCTCTGCTCGGTCTCCTGGTGGAACGCGGAAGTGTAG
- a CDS encoding TRAM domain-containing protein, producing MEISDELLCLFSATVREEGDRYVVEVPKREVERGSLSAGDTYRVALIDGDAADGDTTATTSTNAATGEGEPQPPVEKGEVRYVEVEDIGKQGDGIARVERGYVIIVPGADVGERVKIEVTEVKSNFAVGEIIEE from the coding sequence ATGGAAATCTCCGACGAACTACTCTGTCTGTTCAGCGCGACGGTGCGCGAGGAAGGCGATCGGTACGTCGTCGAAGTGCCCAAACGCGAGGTCGAGCGTGGCTCCCTCTCCGCGGGCGACACCTACCGCGTCGCCCTGATCGACGGCGACGCCGCCGACGGCGACACGACGGCGACGACATCGACCAACGCCGCGACGGGCGAGGGCGAGCCCCAGCCACCCGTCGAGAAGGGGGAGGTGCGCTACGTCGAGGTCGAGGATATCGGCAAGCAGGGCGACGGGATCGCCCGTGTCGAGCGGGGCTACGTGATCATCGTCCCGGGCGCCGACGTGGGCGAGCGAGTGAAGATCGAGGTGACCGAGGTGAAGTCGAACTTCGCGGTCGGCGAGATCATCGAGGAGTAG
- a CDS encoding YkgJ family cysteine cluster protein yields the protein MSLTDELERARELDTAELADAIESIGFECTRCGACCTREETEDGDTEPHTATVFPDEVRTLQEAGDEDREWRDVARPMPYGLDDGEGETFEWALQTDACGDCVFYEEEDGLGACTVHPDRPLICETYPFSVALDGTAEPAGDPVDSEGIVRAHECEGLGRDISREHAEELAESLKERAIRELEEAISLREQYEPVGADGEIVVHDSEGAKQPDGTPIDGGD from the coding sequence GTGTCCCTGACCGACGAGCTCGAACGCGCCCGCGAGCTCGACACCGCCGAACTCGCCGACGCCATCGAGTCGATCGGCTTCGAGTGCACGCGCTGTGGCGCCTGTTGTACACGTGAGGAGACCGAGGACGGCGACACCGAACCCCACACGGCGACGGTGTTCCCCGACGAGGTCCGGACCCTCCAGGAAGCCGGCGACGAGGACCGGGAGTGGCGCGACGTCGCCCGACCGATGCCGTACGGGCTCGACGACGGCGAGGGCGAGACGTTCGAGTGGGCGCTCCAGACCGACGCCTGCGGCGACTGTGTGTTCTACGAGGAGGAAGACGGGCTGGGCGCCTGCACGGTCCACCCGGACCGGCCGCTGATCTGTGAGACGTACCCCTTCAGCGTCGCGCTCGACGGCACCGCCGAGCCGGCCGGCGACCCCGTCGACTCTGAGGGGATCGTCCGTGCCCACGAGTGCGAGGGGCTGGGCCGGGATATCTCGCGGGAGCACGCCGAGGAGCTCGCTGAATCGCTCAAGGAGCGGGCCATCCGGGAGCTCGAAGAGGCCATCTCGCTCCGGGAGCAGTACGAACCCGTCGGTGCCGACGGGGAGATCGTCGTCCACGACTCCGAAGGGGCGAAACAGCCCGACGGAACGCCGATCGACGGCGGCGACTGA
- a CDS encoding MBL fold metallo-hydrolase: MHVERVSVPVETRAPTGATNAYVVGDSPALLVDPAGRTDELDALVTEHEIDTIAVTHTHPDHVGAVADYAAETGAEVLARRPDRFRDATGVDPDREISEGSVIRTGTGPTKVLDTPGHAVDHVAFDLGDGTVLPGDLAVAEGSVVVGAPEGDMRAYLTSLRRLWARDPDRLLPGHGPVIDDEPTPRETLERLIRHRLDREQSVLAAVQNGATDLDSVVDAAYEKDVSGVRDLARATVQAHVEKLAVEGRVTWEPETGRVAPA, encoded by the coding sequence ATGCACGTCGAACGCGTTTCCGTCCCCGTCGAGACCCGCGCGCCGACGGGGGCGACCAACGCCTACGTCGTCGGCGATTCACCCGCGCTCCTCGTCGACCCCGCCGGCCGAACCGACGAACTCGACGCCCTCGTCACCGAACACGAGATCGACACCATCGCCGTCACCCACACCCACCCCGACCACGTCGGCGCCGTCGCCGACTACGCCGCCGAAACCGGCGCCGAGGTGCTCGCCCGCCGCCCCGACCGCTTCCGGGACGCGACCGGCGTCGATCCCGACCGAGAGATCTCGGAGGGGTCGGTGATTCGAACCGGCACCGGCCCGACAAAAGTACTCGACACCCCCGGCCACGCCGTCGATCACGTCGCGTTCGACCTCGGCGACGGGACCGTCCTCCCTGGCGACCTCGCGGTCGCGGAGGGCAGCGTCGTCGTCGGCGCGCCGGAGGGCGACATGCGGGCGTACCTCACGTCGCTCCGCCGGCTGTGGGCCCGCGATCCCGACCGACTGCTGCCCGGGCACGGGCCCGTCATCGACGACGAGCCGACCCCGCGAGAGACCCTCGAACGGCTGATCCGCCACCGCCTCGACCGCGAGCAGTCCGTCCTGGCGGCAGTTCAGAATGGTGCGACCGACCTCGATTCGGTCGTCGACGCCGCCTACGAGAAGGACGTCTCCGGCGTCCGCGACCTCGCCCGGGCGACCGTGCAGGCCCACGTCGAGAAGCTGGCCGTGGAGGGCCGGGTGACGTGGGAGCCCGAGACGGGACGGGTCGCGCCCGCGTGA
- a CDS encoding glycosyltransferase gives MDLSVVVPTLNGRDRLTASLDSLAARAPDAEVVVVNGPSADGTTGMVRERADVDVLVEVADRCINVARNAGVVAASGDAIALLGFDLRITEGWIDAVRDGLAAAGAVTGPVRRGDEGDDAPERRRIAGRDVTYFDGDNVAFRAATLRETLDGFDEYLRTGGARDAAHRIAGAGGEVAWRDGMAATRGDDDGSGGPGPHGPDEQNRRWKYRSLSYRLAKNYGPRPTVARRTLSHAFGDAAAAARAVLGGEASPSAWFGNGRDVIAGIARGGADGLVARASDRSDTRNPYGLSIETERAVATYDRR, from the coding sequence ATGGATCTCTCGGTCGTGGTTCCGACGCTCAACGGTCGGGACCGCCTCACGGCCAGCCTCGACTCGCTGGCCGCACGCGCACCCGACGCGGAGGTGGTCGTCGTCAACGGCCCCTCCGCCGACGGCACCACCGGGATGGTGCGGGAGCGGGCCGACGTGGACGTGCTGGTCGAGGTGGCCGACCGCTGTATCAACGTCGCCCGAAACGCCGGCGTCGTCGCCGCCAGCGGCGACGCCATCGCGCTGCTGGGGTTCGACCTGCGGATCACCGAGGGCTGGATCGACGCGGTCCGGGACGGCCTCGCGGCCGCGGGCGCGGTCACCGGGCCGGTGAGACGCGGCGACGAGGGCGACGACGCGCCCGAACGCCGCCGGATCGCCGGCCGGGACGTGACCTACTTCGACGGCGACAACGTCGCGTTCCGCGCGGCCACGCTGCGGGAGACGCTGGACGGGTTCGACGAGTACCTGCGCACCGGCGGCGCCCGCGACGCCGCCCACCGCATCGCCGGCGCGGGGGGCGAGGTGGCGTGGCGCGACGGGATGGCCGCGACGCGGGGGGACGACGACGGGAGCGGTGGCCCGGGACCACACGGCCCGGACGAACAGAACCGGCGCTGGAAGTACCGATCGCTCAGCTACCGGCTGGCGAAGAACTACGGGCCGCGGCCGACAGTCGCACGGCGCACGCTCTCGCACGCGTTCGGCGACGCCGCCGCGGCCGCACGGGCCGTCCTCGGCGGCGAGGCCAGCCCCTCGGCGTGGTTCGGTAACGGCCGGGACGTGATCGCCGGGATCGCCCGCGGGGGCGCCGACGGGCTGGTCGCGCGGGCAAGCGACCGGAGCGACACGCGCAACCCCTACGGGCTCTCCATCGAGACGGAGCGGGCGGTGGCGACGTACGATCGACGGTAG